The proteins below come from a single Melospiza melodia melodia isolate bMelMel2 chromosome 12, bMelMel2.pri, whole genome shotgun sequence genomic window:
- the P2RY1 gene encoding P2Y purinoceptor 1, protein MTEVLLSAALNGTEPNLLSSSGWSAGNVTTKCSLTKTGFQFYYLPTVYILVFITGFLGNSVAIWMFVFHMRPWSGISVYMFNLALADFLYVLTLPALIFYYFNKTDWIFGDIMCKLQRFIFHVNLYGSILFLTCISVHRYTGVVHPLKSLGRLKKKNAVYISSLVWVLVVAAISPILFYSGTGIRKNKTITCYDTTADDYLRSYFIYSMCTTVLMFCIPFIVILGCYGLIVKALIYKDLDNSPLRRKSIYLVIIVLTVFAVSYLPFHVMKTLNLRARVDFQTPDMCAFNDKVYATYQVTRGLASLNSCVDPILYFLAGDTFRRKLSRATRKSSRRSEHNVQSKSEEMTLNILTEYKQNGDTSL, encoded by the coding sequence ATGACCGAAGTCCTTCTCTCTGCTGCTCTGAACGGAACTGAGCCCAACCTGCTATCCAGCAGCGGCTGGTCTGCGGGAAACGTCACCACCAAGTGCTCCCTGACCAAAACCGGCTTCCAGTTCTATTACCTGCCCACCGTCTACATTCTGGTCTTCATCACGGGGTTTTTGGGCAACAGCGTGGCTATCTGGATGTTTGTCTTCCACATGAGGCCTTGGAGCGGCATCTCGGTTTACATGTTCAACTTGGCACTGGCCGATTTCTTGTATGTCTTGACTCTGCCCGCCCTCATCTTTTACTACTTCAACAAAACAGACTGGATCTTCGGAGATATCATGTGCAAGCTGCAGAGGTTCATCTTCCACGTGAACCTGTACGGCAGCATCCTGTTTCTGACCTGCATCAGCGTGCACAGGTACACGGGGGTGGTGCACCCCCTCAAGTCGCTGGGCAGGCTGAAGAAGAAGAACGCCGTGTATATCAGCAGCCTGGTCTGGGTCCTCGTGGTGGCCGCCATTTCTCCAATACTCTTCTACTCAGGAACAGggataaggaaaaataaaaccatAACGTGCTACGACACGACGGCTGACGATTACCTGAGAAGTTACTTCATTTATAGCATGTGCACCACCGTGCTGATGTTCTGCATCCCCTTCATAGTGATTCTTGGTTGCTATGGGCTCATCGTGAAAGCTTTGATTTACAAGGATTTGGATAATTCTCCTCTCAGGAGAAAATCCATTTACCTGGTCATCATTGTGTTGACGGTCTTTGCAGTGTCTTACCTTCCCTTCCACGTGATGAAGACCTTGAATCTAAGGGCCAGGGTGGATTTTCAAACCCCAGATATGTGTGCCTTCAACGATAAGGTTTATGCCACTTACCAAGTGACGAGGGGCCTGGCCAGCCTCAACAGCTGCGTTGACCCCATCCTTTACTTCCTGGCAGGCGACACCTTCCGAAGGAAGCTGTCCAGGGCCACCAGGAAATCATCCAGAAGGAGCGAGCACAACGTGCAGTCCAAAAGCGAGGAAATGACTCTCAATATTTTAACAGAGTATAAACAGAACGGAGATACCAGTTTGTGA